TTGCTAAAGGAGTTATTAACGAATTAAGATTGAGCAAACCTCATTCGATATCAAACTATTTCTGCTTCGACTAACTTCATCGTTCGACAGACATTAACGTATTACAATATATTTGGCTTCACAGTCTGACGAAAACGGACAACTTTCTTTTCGCCAACACCAACCTTCCTTCAAACCGATACATTTTATCAACCGTTATCTCCCTCTACTATTAATCGACTTTTATAGTTTTTAGTTATCATCGAATCGAATAAACTAGGCAAAAATAATAATCCTCAAACGTTTTATGCAGCCTCGCTAATCTCGAAAAACTAATTTGATGTAAAATGACGGAAGTAAAAACCATGGCCCGAGTAGAAATTCAAATTCAAGAATGTTCAAAGTCGCCCtggatttataaaaatatcgaataaGACGTTAGGACctaagaatatttttaaattataaaaatagacTCGCTAAAGAGTACGGAGACTCGAGGCACTCGATTCCAGGACGGCCTTGAAGATGTTCGAACTCTGGCCACGGTCGATAGTTTAAGACATCCGCTTCTccagaatttaaaaaattcatcgaTTCGTTGCGAGAAAAATATACCTACAAAGTTCTGAGCGTTCTAATTTTACTCGTTGCAACGCTAACTTCGATACGACGTGAAAAATTCTCCTTATTTATTGATTGTCAAATCCAATGGAAGATCCTGCTCCATCTCTACCACATTCTCGTTCTTAACTCGAAGGTCTTGTCCGCAGGTATTGTTCGTGTCCACGATGTTGCCCCACATATTCTGCAATCCGTATTGCAGATCCACCGTGCCCAACAGGTGTCTGAACAGAGGATTCTGCGTCTTGAGGATCAAATCCGACAGGATCTTCGTTTTCTCCAAGATATTGTCGTTACTGTGCACGCAACATTTGTGACGACAACAGCAATCGGTGGTGTCTTTGCACATATCCTCCTTGGTCGGTATTTGCTCGACCTCCATTTTCAGGTCTTCCGCTCGTTTTATCACAGAATGTCTCACTGGATCGCAAATAACGACGTTCTCCTTTTTGCAGGGCGTGCTGTTGATAATCGACTCGATGTTCCTGTAATCGACCGTGCTGACCTTATTGGGGCATTCGATGGATTCCTCGATTTTGATGGGCGTCGACTGCATTCCGATATGAGGCAACGTGTCGGGGACATGGTGCGGACTGGTCTGAGGCGAGACCGACCGAACCGATTGAGGTGGGCTCTCCTTGATGATCGGGTTGTTGGATACGTACATGGGATTCACCTGAATTCTGTCCGGTATTATgtaactctcgtcgtaaattCTCGGATAGATCTTCACTTCTTGTTCGTAGGCCTTCCTCGGCGTGATGTGCTCCTGTTCCTTGCGCTGATCTTGCAGGTTGTACATGTTATTCCACTCGACGAAATTCCTTTGCTCCTCGAAGCTATTGCTGGCCTTTGGACTAGACCCTGATATGCTGCTCTCGATGCTGCTGTCTTTCTTGTCGGACGACTCGGAATGGGTACTGCTGCTCTGCTTCTCCGGCGTTACGGTATCGAATCTCGCCTTCTCCTGTGAATTGTTTTCCTCGAAACTCTTCTCTTGCACCTTGTCGTTATTATTCACGTAATGTCTGTAGGTTTTCACGTGTTTACGCAGGGAGGAAGGATCGGTGTACCTCTTGGGACAGCCAGGTACCTTGCAGCAGTAAGGCTTGTCCACGGCGTGAGTTCTGGTGTGCTTGAACCTGTCCGAGGAGTTGGAGTAAGCTTTGTTGCAGCCTTCGACGGGGCAGACGTAAGGGCGTTCACCGGTATGAGAACGAGCGTGAATCTTCAGGTTTTCCGCTCTGCTGAAGCTTTTGTCGCATTGGAAACAGTGATGCGGTTTCTCGTTCGTGTGCGTTCGAACGTGGACCAGCATCTTGTACCTGGATAACGAAAAAAGTAGCGAGGTAAAACTCGAAACTCGATCGGTTTTAAATTCtagaaaaataagaagaagGTTTTACCTGGCGTTAAATCCACGTTCACCTCTGGCACACCCTTCCCAGCCACAGTAAAAAAGACCACGTGGCCCCGGCGCAGCATGAAGTCGCGCAACGTGTCCTGCCAGCTGTTCCAAGGATGTGAACCAACGACCACAATTTTGCCATCTGCGAATTGGAGCAAGACGCGTTAGCCTTTGGTCTCGCCAGTACAATTTTAATTCGACTCGCTGTGTCGTCCGTCAGTATCGGGAACGTAAGTAACTACGTATCAAGCGATCGCACGGGAATAGTCGCGAAACGTTTAGGGCTATTGATCTTTGATCGCTGAATCGTTCCTATCAATCGTACCGTTCATAAGATAATTATCGTTTAAGGCCAATATCTCGAACGTTGTATTCTTCCCGTCAATCGATCTATTTATATTACTTATTCTCCCTGTCGCTCATATACCGGGAGTTTCTAAATATAACCAACACGCGCGAGAAGGGTCGCCCCGTGCATCTTGATCGTTCGATCGATTCGCGCGTCGCTATCCCTACGCCTCGAACTCGAGAGAAACGCTCGTAAAACCTTCGAAAAGTCTCGTTCGCTTCGAGATCGACTCGAGTTCTTCCTTGGTTTTCAAGGTTGCGCCGCCAGTAGCATGCTATCGCGTGAACCAGAGCCGACGTACATAAACGTAAATAGCGGGATTGAAACGACGCGACGCGGGCGTTCGGTTGAAATATCGACGCGCGATTTGCGTCAAGAACATCCGTTCAACCGATCAATTGATACCAATTCCGTCCGTTGTGCAATTGGCGTCGCTTGACACCAGTTTATCTGGACACATGGGCTTTGATACCATCGCAGCGAACGACGTCGCATCCGTGAACGATATGATCGCGTAAAAGGTTGCGGATCAAGGCGATGGCAACCAATCCCTCGGAACCGCTCTTACGTACTCGCGTAATCGTCGGTAGAATTTTCTCGCTTTTATCAGACTCACGTTCGCGATCCTGCGATTTCACGGAAAATTCAGCGTTTATCGAATTTCAAGGAAAGCGAAAGATTCGGCGTGTGACGCGTACGAGCATCGCAATTACAACGATGCGACGACAACATCGTCCACGATTGCCACGGTGATAACAAAGCAGGCATTCCCGAGTGCACGAGGCTACCACATGCAAAGCGCGAACACGTAACGAGTTGTTGACGCGATAAACGATCGCACCGTTTCGCCAACCGAAATCTTCTCAACGAAGCAGAACGCGAATCGAGCCCGCGAATGCCATCTTACCGTGTAATCGCGTATCGTTATTTCAGGGTTATCGAAATTTGACATTTTTTTCTAATATGGTAATCACTTAGATTCGTTAACCGCTTCTATATCTTGCTATCCCCCACGCTATAATTGCTTtacttatttttatactttgtcttttttctctttccaaCTTGTGGCTCTCGCGCTTGCTGGATTCTTGTTCGAGTCTGTGAAACTTGATAAGGTGTTTCCCTCGATCGATTCGCGCGAATTTCGATCGAAGAACCTGGCTGCTAGACAGACGACTTTGGAGTCTCGGTCGAATCTAGCGGCAAGGGGAGAgcaaagaaagagaaggaaagacGTGGAAAAAGAGCAGAGTGCCGTTTGATATCGCGACGGATACGGGAAACTGGTTAGAACCGGAATGGGACGCGTGCTGCGAACGTaaccgcgcgcgcgcgcgccacgGATAAATTAGCGTCACTTAAGAGAGTCGCGCGTGAATTGCGCGCGTTTCGCGTAGAAACTGATCGTCGGTGACCACCGTCGACTGAAAACGTTCCTCGTGTGAAAAAGGCGAACGAAGCGGAAAGCAAACGAAGCAAAGAGTCGCCCGAAGCGAGTCGTTTGGACGAAGGACGGGGAAAAGAAAACGTAATTGCGCGTTAAGCAATTTTTCTGATAACGAGATGCACGACCGAAAATAAACAGGCGTTTCAGACTCGGTCGGGTCTGACATATCCGCGTTCGATTTAGATAACGATCGCGTATTCGCAAATTCTGTTCCGCACAAGCGTACGGTAACACTGGGCGTTGGCAAAATATCTTTACTACTCGAACGAACAGCATCTCGAATTGTCTCTGAAAATTTGTAACGAAACTCTAGCTTAGAACTATTTTAGAATCGAAATAGCGGCGTATAATTTACCTGCATTTTAGTTGAGCATTTTCGCCACGTCGAATGGAGCCAAGTTCCAAGCTGGAGTTGGAGGCGTCCGAGTCGCTGTGAGCTGGACTAGGTGGTCCACCGTTTGCCAACCCATCCGGCGAGACTCCCAAACCCGGTATCACAGCCGACGGGGAAGTTGCGAGTTCTTCCTCGATCGGCATGCTTCGTGGCCAAACCGGAAGGTCCAGCGGTGCTTGTTGTTGCAGGCTGAGGCTCTCGTAGTAGCTGGGGTTTGGGCTGGTCGAGTAACCGGAAATCGGGCTGTAAAAACCCGGCACCACTCCTAGCAGCGTGCCCGGATAGCGAACAGAGCCGTACGGACCAACGTGGCTTGGCATTCTACCCGGAACGTAAACGATCATGTTTATTCTTTCTTGTATTTATCTGTTCCCTTTAATTTCGTTATGTCGAGGAACTCGCCAATTCGATCGAAAAACGTGCAAATTTTCCTGATACCGGATCGCCGTGTACGTTGCCTGGATCAACGAGAATTATGGTGAGAAAGgatcggaaaaattgaaaaactatCGCGTTTACTTTGACGGACAATTTGATAGAATTTGGAATGGATTTGCAGGATGGAAAGGAGCACGTTTGAAATACGTAAGTTTTAGGAATGTAATCTTGTTTCATCGGCTGCCTATATCTATCTGGCTGTGATCGACTCGTGCCACCCGTTGATCGGAATCGTCCTTTCCTCGAATCGCGACCTCAAACGCCTCCGAAAATGTCGTCTTATCAACGAGTTTCGAAGGTGACGTCTCGTTTACCTCAATTCGTAACGAACAGAGAGAACGATCGGCGCATCGATGAAAATCGCGAACAAGACTTTCCAGGTCTTGCCGTATCCTCGTCGGCTCTCTTTCGAACCTGGTCGCGCTTTCGATTCCTTTTCCTGAACACCGTCGCCAACGACAAGTCGAGCACGGCACAGTACGCTCACATACACACTTTCGCCGTAGCGCGCACACTTTTATCACACTTAGTCCGAGTCCGTATCGTCAGATGTACTTGAACCGGTTCGACTTGAGTATACGGTAGCTCAGGAATTGTTTGCTGTACTCGATCGAGAACATAACTAGGCTGGCCCGTGACAGACTCATCAAACGCGAACACCCTTTCCTCGTGGAGGCCGTCGCTTTCGCCGAACGATACCACCGATTCGATTTGCAGCCCCGATCGAATCGACTTGAGGCTTCCGTGGCGCACGGAACAGCCCCCTCTGATGCCTACTGCTGGTCCGTCAAACGCTCCAGAGATCGGCTCCTGTCCACGCTAGAACAACGTCGCCTCCAtcttttcgtttctctttcctCGTATCTCGTCGCTCGATCTCTCCGCCTCGACTTCCCTCTTTATCTCGCAGCGAAGATCTCGGCTCCGGTTGGCAGCGTGACGCGTCGATGATCAGGTGGTCAGAGTTACCCCCCAGGGACGTCGATGAATCGCGTACCACGGTGGTCGACTACTGGCGCAGACGCGTATCGATGATCCTCGTCGAGTAACTTAAGAGCCAAAGACCGATAGACGGAGAACGCGCAGCGTAGGACGGAGAAGGGAGAAGAAAGCCAGTCGAAGAACAAGAGGAAGCCGTCTGTTGCGAAAAGGCTGCAACGAACGTGGAACTAATGTCAACGACGAACCAGCCGCTTTATATATAGCCGCGCTATCGTCGCCGATAACGTCCCACGCCTCTCCGCCCGGGCGCACTAATACACCGACGTTGATAACAACCAACTGCAATGCGTCAGTGGACGGAACAGTGTGGACTTACCGATATCTTCGAAAGCAACGTTGGATAACTCGTTATGTTACGGAAGATGAAAACGGCGCCAGTTTTGCCAACATTTGGAATTTACAGGATGATCGATGATTGTTTGTCGGTAGTTTATCTCGAAAGCCAATGCGCTTCGACAAACACGATTTATACGAACAATTCGTCGAgtaacttttcttttttattttctatatttacgTGTCCAAAAACTAAAGAATATATCGCTACTctcaaaatcttctaatttgttGCGTCTTCGAGTAACGTACgacagctaatgtttcgaggaATCGTAGATCGTCAAGCTATCTCGAAATAACTCGGAATTCTCGAAACTCGGACGTCAGCTGGATTATTCGAACGACGCCACGTTTAATCATCGGTAGCAGCTTCTGAATCGATCTGTAACCAGTCGTTGCGACGAAAATCGATGGTTCTGTGCCTCGAGCGAGGAAAAAGATAACGACAGGTGCTATAATCGTTTAGGATTCGCACCCGTGAATCCTATTCAATGTACCTCTTTCCCCGCCATGTGGATGAGAACAAAGTTCTGCGTAGGTATCTCTGAGAAGCCTGCGCAACGTTATCGCGACTCGCATTAACGCGTTACCGCGAATGGGCGCTCGCAAGCTGAGTCAATAGACCTCGACTCGAGTAATTCCCTCCCACAAGTCAAAATTTCAGCATCGCAAGTAGCACGTGGTCGCACCGTGGGTGGGCCCCCTCGCGCTTACGTTTCAAAATCCTTCGTTGGACCAAGGTCTCGTCGCCACCATGCACGGACGCGTGTTCTCCATAATCGTATCGTAACGATATTAACGATCGTGATTCGATCGACGATAATCGGGGGCCAGCCGATTCTTGGACGGAGAATCGCGTCGATAAAAGTTAGAACGGAGGGATCGTGAACCGATCGTCGGAGCGTAGCCGGCCCTATCGAAAGAACATGCGAGATAAAATTCGTCGAGTACGTTCGAACCGCGACGATTTCaaggaagaagaaggaatttgTCACGGAATAGCGACGGGCAAATAAAACCGGGCCCCCTCTACGAAGTTTCAGTGGAAGAAGCGGCGAGGTGCGTCGCAGTAAACGTCTGACGTCGAGCCTCGAGCTATCTTAACGAAGAAAAAATTTCTAGTTACGCAAGCGTTCTCGTCACGGACCACCAATCGCGACGGTTAGTTGTCTCGCAAGCGCTGCCGGATTCGCGGTATCGAACAGATTACACGAAACTAATCGCGTTCGACGCGAGTAGGAGGCAGCTGCTCGAAAGCCGAATATGTCCGTGGGTGCATTCGGATCGGTCGAGACGATCGATTCGAGCCCGTTTCCGTTGATGGGCCGACCTTGAATTTATTCCGATCCTCTAGCGTTCGATCATCGCGCGCAAACAACCTCGCGTGCGACTAAAAAGATCAACGAGCCGTCAATAATCATCGTGGGTTCGATCATGGGTTCGAGCGATCGCGTATCGCTGGTATTACAGAGTTAACCGACTCGGATCGTATCTACGACGATTCTCAACGTTACCGAAAATATCTTACGAATGTCAATGGAAATATCGATAAACTATATAGTGTGTCAAGGTTACGATTACGAGAATCATCTGGCTTTTGCTTTCGAACGAGCAAACAAGAATTGCTTACGAAACTATCTTCGAGTGGAAAGCGACGTTTCCGCGGCAGATGCGCGCCAACCGACCCTGAACGTTACGATAAATGGACCATTCTCTGCGAAATGAAAAATCGAACGTCGCTGTTCGCTCATTCCCCACGGTTCGATCTTTCGCGAACAAAACCAGGGAAACTAGGCGAGATTTGTGACCCTTCGAAAGCGGACGAACTTTACGCTCCATGAGAAAATTTCCAACTCTCTTCATAGCGTTCTTCGAGGACGATCCTTCGATTAATTTTACCGCGTCTCCTTTGTTACAGGCAAAATTTTGGATTTTCGCGCGCAAGTACCTATTCGCCAATTTCGGATCGAACGGTCTCCGGCCTTCGCGGAGTAATTTATCGATGCGAAACGATGGACGTTTCTTCGTCAGGATGCTAATCGAACGGCAATCTAATCTGGAATCGCGGGTCAGAATTGGTCTCGTGCGCGTTGGTAAACAAGCGCCAGAGTCAAGATCAAGATCCACCTGTTGCTATCAGCGGCAGTGGTTCTCAACCGGTTTTTAAGGCAAACTTTCGTTGTAgcatcttttcttctttcttatctGTATCGCGACGAAAACATTCTATTTCGATCGATTTACGCGCTAAATAACACGGTAATCCAGATAAGCGTAGAAAAGAACGGCGATGCATTTTTCGTCGCGGTGTTGTTCGCATTTTTTTAACCTTGCGTGTATCGGATTTTTCTGAACGATCGATCATGCCAGCGGGGTACTCGAGATTGTCGAAGAACCGACGCTCACGATCTTCGTAAGAGGAGAAAAGCTATCTACGTGAGAAGTGGCACATCTCGCTGCTTGTTAGATAAGAACACCGCGGGTGGTTCTCCGATATTGCTCGTGGCAAGATACGAATTTTGACATAGCACAAGCAGTATGTTGTTTCGCGTCGTTATCACGCTGTGATATCGCCGATAGTTGCGGCATACGAGCGATTCGAAAAAGTTACTTCTTTCCCCCCTTCGGAATCACGCGTTCGCTTCGTTCCACGTATCGTTCACCGTCCAACTTGCGTTACGTCGCAAGAAGCCATATCGTACACATTGTACACACGGATGAAAGAAACTACGCTCGTGGAGAGATTAAGAAACGATCAAGAAGGCATTAGGGGGTTGGACGTAATAAGGGGACGAAGAGTGGTGGCGCGAGCGACATCCTGATGGCGACACGGCAGATGCCAGACGAAAGATAGACgttaaaaggaagaaaaaaattaaggattTCCCGAGGAGCGCGGGCTGCCATTGTCTGTCGATCTTAACTCGAGGATGATCAACGTCCGGTATATACCTGGTGTCTCGACTTTCATCCGATCGTATCTTATAAATTTTCGGCACGACGCTTTTCATTTTTCCGTGACAATTCGATCGACGTGTACAGATATACAAGTTGACGAGTCGCGACGTCCATTCCGCATTGACGACGATACCGTATACGGTGTGTTCGCGCGCGATGTTGGCAGAGCAGCGTTACC
Above is a window of Bombus affinis isolate iyBomAffi1 chromosome 5, iyBomAffi1.2, whole genome shotgun sequence DNA encoding:
- the LOC126916781 gene encoding zinc finger protein ZIC 1-like, encoding MIVYVPGRMPSHVGPYGSVRYPGTLLGVVPGFYSPISGYSTSPNPSYYESLSLQQQAPLDLPVWPRSMPIEEELATSPSAVIPGLGVSPDGLANGGPPSPAHSDSDASNSSLELGSIRRGENAQLKCRWQNCGRWFTSLEQLAGHVARLHAAPGPRGLFYCGWEGCARGERGFNARYKMLVHVRTHTNEKPHHCFQCDKSFSRAENLKIHARSHTGERPYVCPVEGCNKAYSNSSDRFKHTRTHAVDKPYCCKVPGCPKRYTDPSSLRKHVKTYRHYVNNNDKVQEKSFEENNSQEKARFDTVTPEKQSSSTHSESSDKKDSSIESSISGSSPKASNSFEEQRNFVEWNNMYNLQDQRKEQEHITPRKAYEQEVKIYPRIYDESYIIPDRIQVNPMYVSNNPIIKESPPQSVRSVSPQTSPHHVPDTLPHIGMQSTPIKIEESIECPNKVSTVDYRNIESIINSTPCKKENVVICDPVRHSVIKRAEDLKMEVEQIPTKEDMCKDTTDCCCRHKCCVHSNDNILEKTKILSDLILKTQNPLFRHLLGTVDLQYGLQNMWGNIVDTNNTCGQDLRVKNENVVEMEQDLPLDLTINK